TTTCTATAAATTAACATAAACCTACCTGACTATATTCTTTTACGTAGCTAAAAAAAGGAAACAATTGATTATCAATACAGTAGGATCAATTTTAATCTGCTGGCCTTTCAGACTCATTCCTTATAATTTTTAAAATCATACAGTGAGTTTTCAGCCCGAACATGTTGTTCTCTCAGGTAATAATTTCCATCCAATGTATGGTACAATCTAACAATTTTATCTCTTCTGCCTGAAACATAAGAACCGGGCCGTAAGGCGTTATATTTAATTGGATTGGGTAGTATCGCAATCAGCAATGCAGCTTCCTGCAAACTTATCTGAATGGAACTTTTCCTGAAATAATATTGCGCTGCTGCTTCCGCACCAAAAATGCCATCACCCATTTCTGCTATATTCAAATATACCTCCAGAATTCGTTCTTTTTTCCATAAAGTCTCTAATAAAAATGTAAAAGGCAACTCAAACATTTTTCTGACGTAAGATCTTCCCGGCCATAAAAACAGGTTTTTGGCTACCTGTTGCGTGATTGTGCTGGCACCCCTGATTCTTTTTCCCTTTTTATTACTCTTCAATGCGTCGTCAATAGCTGAAACATCTAATCCATAATGAAATGGAAAATTCTGGTCTTCTGACGCTATAGCACAAACCTTTAAAAAATCAGAAATGTTTTGTTTTTTAACCCATCTGTAATCGTAACTCATTTCATCCGATGAAAATGCTTTTG
The genomic region above belongs to Saprospiraceae bacterium and contains:
- the mtgA gene encoding monofunctional biosynthetic peptidoglycan transglycosylase, which produces MFITLFKNYFLDLILFICTISVFLVLLFRWCPVPSTLLMITKAFSSDEMSYDYRWVKKQNISDFLKVCAIASEDQNFPFHYGLDVSAIDDALKSNKKGKRIRGASTITQQVAKNLFLWPGRSYVRKMFELPFTFLLETLWKKERILEVYLNIAEMGDGIFGAEAAAQYYFRKSSIQISLQEAALLIAILPNPIKYNALRPGSYVSGRRDKIVRLYHTLDGNYYLREQHVRAENSLYDFKNYKE